Proteins from a genomic interval of Gordonia sp. SL306:
- a CDS encoding TetR/AcrR family transcriptional regulator: protein MTTEIDWTPKARAILDAASDLFYAQGIHAVGVEAIAERAGVTKRTLYDRFGSKERLVVEYLLARDASWRAFLADRLAAADNGVVAQVSAVFDASRGWAAERGPKGCSMINAHAEISDPAHPAYPVIVGQKRWMLELFTRIVDTAGTRVSEAIAARLMLLHEGALVAAGMGVVEDAFDEARSLAVELLRSERVA from the coding sequence GTGACCACCGAGATCGATTGGACGCCGAAGGCGAGGGCGATTCTGGACGCCGCGTCGGACCTCTTCTATGCGCAGGGGATCCACGCCGTCGGCGTGGAGGCGATCGCCGAGCGGGCGGGCGTCACCAAGAGGACGCTCTACGACCGTTTCGGGTCGAAGGAGCGACTCGTGGTGGAGTACCTGCTCGCCCGGGACGCCTCATGGCGAGCATTCCTGGCCGACCGGCTGGCGGCCGCCGACAACGGTGTCGTCGCGCAGGTGTCCGCCGTCTTCGACGCGAGCCGCGGCTGGGCCGCCGAGCGAGGTCCCAAGGGCTGCAGCATGATCAACGCGCATGCGGAGATCAGCGACCCCGCGCATCCCGCCTATCCCGTCATCGTCGGACAGAAGCGGTGGATGCTCGAGCTCTTCACCCGGATCGTCGACACCGCGGGGACGCGGGTATCCGAGGCGATCGCCGCGCGCCTGATGCTGTTGCACGAAGGGGCGCTCGTCGCCGCGGGGATGGGTGTCGTCGAGGACGCGTTCGACGAGGCGAGATCGCTTGCCGTCGAGCTGCTGCGGTCAGAGCGCGTCGCGTAG